One segment of Niabella beijingensis DNA contains the following:
- a CDS encoding carboxylate-amine ligase: MSINYKTFTLGVEEEYMVLDKDSFELKSHEQRIVQEGQKIIKDKVKAEMHQAVVEVGTDICQDIDEAYKDVSLLRKTISEIAGTLDLTLGASGTHPFSHWEKQLITDHIRYNEIVAELQEAARSNLIFGLHVHVGMESRELANHIANSTRYFLPHIFALSTNSPFWEGRTTGYKSYRTKVFDKFPRTGIPDAFESIEAYDNYVKMLIKTNCIDNAKKIWWDLRVHPFFNTVEFRICDIPMTVDETIAITALFQAVCARIYMLRSKNLNFIQYSRPLINENKWRASRYGIDGYLIDFGKEEEVNTRALIYELLDFLDPVIDHLGSRHRIEHVHKILERGTGADRQLALFEQTKNLTDVGRYISESFLEGV, from the coding sequence ATGAGTATTAATTACAAAACATTTACCCTTGGTGTGGAAGAAGAGTACATGGTGCTGGACAAAGACAGTTTTGAACTCAAAAGTCATGAACAGCGCATTGTACAGGAAGGGCAGAAAATCATTAAAGACAAGGTAAAGGCAGAGATGCACCAGGCCGTAGTGGAAGTGGGCACCGATATCTGCCAGGATATAGACGAAGCCTACAAAGATGTGTCGCTGCTCAGGAAAACGATCTCAGAGATAGCCGGTACCCTGGATCTCACACTGGGAGCATCCGGCACCCACCCGTTCAGCCATTGGGAAAAACAGCTGATCACCGATCACATACGGTACAATGAAATTGTAGCCGAGCTCCAGGAAGCCGCCCGGAGCAATCTTATTTTCGGACTGCACGTGCATGTGGGGATGGAAAGCAGGGAGCTGGCCAACCATATTGCCAACTCCACCCGGTATTTCCTGCCGCATATTTTCGCACTGAGTACCAATTCCCCGTTTTGGGAAGGACGCACCACCGGTTATAAATCGTACCGTACAAAAGTGTTCGATAAATTTCCCCGTACAGGGATACCGGATGCTTTTGAAAGCATCGAAGCATACGATAATTATGTAAAAATGCTCATCAAAACCAACTGTATTGATAACGCCAAAAAGATCTGGTGGGACCTCAGGGTACATCCCTTTTTTAATACGGTGGAGTTCCGCATCTGCGATATTCCTATGACGGTGGATGAAACCATTGCTATCACTGCCCTGTTCCAGGCAGTTTGCGCCCGTATCTATATGCTGCGCAGCAAGAACCTGAACTTCATCCAGTATTCAAGGCCCCTGATCAATGAAAACAAATGGCGGGCCAGCCGTTACGGGATCGATGGCTACCTGATCGATTTTGGAAAAGAAGAAGAAGTGAACACAAGGGCGCTGATCTATGAGCTGCTCGACTTCCTGGATCCGGTGATCGATCATCTTGGCAGCCGACATCGTATCGAACATGTTCATAAGATCCTGGAAAGGGGCACCGGGGCAGACCGCCAGCTGGCGCTGTTTGAACAGACGAAAAACCTGACCGATGTGGGCCGGTATATCAGTGAAAGTTTCCTGGAGGGGGTGTAA
- a CDS encoding glycoside hydrolase family 10 protein, protein MKKMIWFFIITVLLTGLNACKKDDSSIDDTKTPDNGFILPKKEMRAVWVTTAWGLDWPQDQHSAAVQKQQYIDYLNKFKALNINAVFVQIKGMGDAFYNSPYEPWSAAITGTRGKDPGYDVLKFMLDEAHARGMEFHAWLNPYRIATRAGSSTAYPDLHPSVEPDWVVSHEKIQIYNPAVPEVRQRLADIIKDLITKYAVDGVHFDDYFYPDPSAAGVMVADKDDYEKYGAGIASIEDFRRDNVNKAIKAVHDIIVTTRPEVVFSISPAASDTYNYNTLYADVLKWNQEGWVDIIIPQLYQQVGAATSDFKERLHWWHQFRYQATMMVGYAYYRFGDPAAPSAFQSANELKKQLELTKKYRASLGHVLYSAKYILQNPVGVTDTLTKLWNTPTVIPFLGRSVAADPGEPQNVRFEGGSLKWTTNGAVRSVVYFTPDLKQEAKVFTITTENTAVTPAAGYYCVTTINSDNKESKASDVIRKQ, encoded by the coding sequence ATGAAAAAGATGATCTGGTTTTTTATAATTACGGTACTTCTAACCGGGCTGAATGCATGTAAAAAAGACGATAGCAGTATAGATGATACTAAAACCCCGGATAATGGCTTTATCCTGCCAAAAAAAGAAATGCGGGCTGTGTGGGTGACCACTGCCTGGGGGTTAGACTGGCCGCAGGATCAACACAGTGCGGCTGTGCAGAAGCAACAGTACATTGATTATCTTAACAAGTTTAAAGCGTTAAACATTAATGCCGTTTTTGTACAGATAAAAGGCATGGGCGACGCTTTTTATAATTCACCGTACGAACCCTGGAGTGCTGCAATCACGGGCACAAGAGGAAAAGACCCGGGATATGATGTACTGAAATTTATGCTGGATGAAGCACATGCGCGGGGAATGGAATTTCATGCCTGGCTGAACCCTTACCGTATTGCAACACGTGCGGGCAGCAGTACGGCCTATCCGGATCTGCATCCTTCAGTAGAACCGGACTGGGTCGTAAGTCATGAAAAGATCCAGATATATAACCCGGCTGTTCCGGAAGTGCGTCAGCGGCTGGCAGACATAATAAAGGATCTTATCACAAAGTATGCGGTAGATGGAGTTCATTTTGATGATTATTTTTACCCGGATCCTTCGGCAGCAGGTGTAATGGTTGCTGATAAAGATGACTATGAAAAATACGGCGCCGGCATTGCTTCTATAGAGGACTTCAGGAGGGATAATGTGAATAAAGCGATCAAAGCCGTGCATGATATCATTGTGACTACCCGGCCGGAAGTGGTGTTCTCTATTTCGCCGGCGGCAAGCGACACCTATAACTACAATACCTTATATGCGGATGTATTAAAATGGAACCAGGAAGGTTGGGTGGATATCATCATTCCCCAGCTTTACCAGCAGGTTGGTGCGGCAACCAGCGACTTTAAGGAGCGCCTGCATTGGTGGCACCAGTTCCGCTATCAGGCTACTATGATGGTGGGATATGCTTACTACCGGTTTGGAGATCCTGCTGCACCATCTGCTTTTCAGTCAGCAAATGAGCTGAAAAAACAGTTGGAGCTAACAAAAAAATACAGGGCTTCACTGGGGCATGTGCTGTACAGTGCCAAATATATCTTGCAGAACCCGGTGGGCGTTACCGATACGCTGACCAAACTCTGGAATACCCCCACCGTAATACCTTTTTTAGGCCGGAGTGTAGCAGCCGATCCCGGTGAACCACAAAATGTACGTTTTGAAGGCGGCAGTCTGAAATGGACCACCAATGGAGCGGTACGATCCGTAGTTTATTTTACACCCGATTTAAAGCAGGAAGCGAAAGTGTTCACTATCACCACTGAAAATACAGCGGTGACGCCGGCTGCCGGATATTATTGCGTAACTACGATCAACAGCGACAATAAAGAAAGTAAGGCATCAGATGTGATCCGGAAGCAGTGA
- a CDS encoding DUF4623 domain-containing protein: MKKSISKYPVMILALLVLLLAASCQKKYPENVESSDEVVLKTIKIVNAGANGNTVLEGTIDENRKAITFPRLDTMSDFNNIKFEATMSDGAVLETTSYQLDFKDGSDYFIDGKSSLTKVIKVVNSARFREYFATLILKIPPFGADFGKPQIYDYTNNELGNPIYPTFTGGSTRGSGFDGEHILIVTRASGGSHLLKVSDIRNNVIAPIPLNQAGVSGGTFAVNVGAQVNGHSYIANLSGNSAGSPLKIYHWTTPSAAPQLIGSLVVPDGGVRLGDNMSANLDNDGNGYFFFGDNAATRVVRVKVTGYTQLSEPAAFVSATGSSYTMSLNRVGNTPDYIYTGYDAPIRLANESAVVSYALNDDAVPKKGSDAHVITFNRERYLIMTTAARSGSDPVVLYVYDITKGKTTREALELFNGRPDKAAVYQYSLLGPAGPNCFLQTRWYITKDGEGRDEKLTLYAAHTDAGFVMIDFPTKTSED, encoded by the coding sequence ATGAAAAAAAGCATTTCAAAATATCCAGTGATGATACTGGCACTGCTGGTACTATTGCTGGCGGCTTCCTGCCAGAAAAAATATCCGGAGAACGTGGAATCTTCCGATGAAGTGGTATTGAAAACCATAAAAATTGTAAATGCCGGCGCTAACGGGAATACGGTACTGGAAGGTACGATCGATGAGAATAGGAAGGCGATCACTTTTCCACGCCTCGATACCATGAGTGATTTCAATAATATTAAGTTTGAAGCCACTATGTCTGATGGAGCGGTACTGGAAACAACCTCTTACCAGCTGGATTTCAAAGATGGCAGCGATTATTTTATTGACGGTAAATCATCGCTTACCAAGGTTATTAAGGTAGTAAACAGCGCACGCTTCCGGGAGTATTTTGCAACGCTGATTTTAAAGATTCCTCCTTTTGGAGCTGATTTCGGAAAGCCCCAGATATACGATTATACGAATAACGAATTGGGTAATCCGATCTATCCAACCTTCACAGGTGGTTCAACAAGAGGATCGGGCTTTGACGGGGAGCATATATTGATTGTTACGAGGGCTTCCGGTGGTTCGCATCTTCTGAAGGTATCAGATATCCGGAATAATGTGATCGCTCCCATACCGCTGAACCAGGCAGGGGTGAGCGGTGGTACTTTTGCGGTTAACGTTGGCGCACAGGTGAACGGCCATTCATATATTGCCAATCTTTCCGGTAATTCGGCTGGATCCCCATTGAAAATTTATCACTGGACCACTCCTTCGGCAGCCCCTCAGCTGATCGGTAGCCTGGTGGTGCCGGACGGAGGCGTCCGCCTTGGCGATAATATGTCAGCGAATCTCGACAACGACGGAAATGGATATTTCTTTTTTGGTGATAATGCAGCAACACGAGTTGTAAGGGTAAAAGTGACGGGCTATACGCAATTGTCCGAGCCGGCCGCATTTGTAAGTGCAACCGGTTCAAGTTATACAATGTCCCTGAACAGGGTAGGGAATACTCCTGATTATATCTATACCGGTTACGATGCTCCTATCAGGCTGGCCAATGAGTCGGCCGTCGTCTCTTATGCGTTAAATGATGATGCGGTGCCTAAAAAAGGATCCGATGCGCATGTGATCACCTTCAACAGGGAGCGCTATCTGATCATGACCACTGCTGCGCGATCCGGATCGGATCCGGTTGTATTGTACGTATATGATATTACAAAGGGAAAAACAACAAGGGAAGCATTGGAACTGTTTAATGGAAGACCCGATAAAGCAGCGGTATACCAGTACTCTTTATTAGGGCCGGCAGGACCCAACTGTTTTTTGCAGACCCGGTGGTATATAACAAAAGATGGCGAGGGAAGGGATGAGAAATTGACCTTGTACGCTGCACATACGGATGCCGGTTTTGTAATGATCGATTTTCCCACAAAAACCTCAGAGGATTAA